In one Candidatus Eisenbacteria bacterium genomic region, the following are encoded:
- a CDS encoding rhomboid family intramembrane serine protease codes for MLPLRDENPTYARTWMTVALIAANVIVSIWQWLLPQEASAILLHQAALVPARLGGGSESPGLPPALTLVTSQFLHGGPLHLAGNMLFLWIFGNNVEDALGSLRFLAFYLLCGIMAGMVHTFTQPGSTIPTVGASGAVSGILGAYALLFPRARIHTLVLLLFYISVVRVPAILWVGIWLLIQVLQGIGARGATGGVAWFAHVGGLVGGLILLPLMRPRRVDRRIGPFDSSWSTRATR; via the coding sequence ATGCTGCCCCTGCGAGACGAGAATCCGACCTACGCGAGAACATGGATGACCGTGGCTCTCATCGCCGCGAACGTGATCGTGTCGATCTGGCAGTGGCTGCTTCCCCAGGAAGCCTCCGCGATTCTCCTCCACCAGGCGGCCCTCGTCCCGGCTCGCCTGGGCGGCGGGAGCGAGTCGCCTGGACTCCCGCCCGCGCTCACGCTGGTCACCTCCCAGTTCCTCCACGGGGGCCCGCTCCACTTGGCCGGAAACATGCTCTTCCTGTGGATCTTCGGCAACAACGTCGAGGACGCGCTCGGATCGCTCCGGTTTCTCGCCTTCTATCTCCTCTGCGGGATCATGGCGGGGATGGTCCACACATTCACCCAACCGGGCAGCACGATCCCGACGGTCGGGGCCTCGGGAGCCGTCTCAGGCATTCTCGGCGCCTACGCGCTCCTCTTCCCGCGCGCCCGCATCCACACGCTGGTCCTTCTTCTCTTCTACATCTCGGTCGTCCGGGTCCCCGCGATTCTGTGGGTCGGGATCTGGCTCCTGATCCAGGTTCTCCAAGGCATCGGAGCCCGGGGCGCGACGGGAGGAGTCGCCTGGTTCGCGCATGTCGGGGGGCTGGTTGGAGGACTGATCCTCCTTCCCCTCATGAGGCCGCGCAGAGTCGATCGGCGA